One window from the genome of Crassostrea angulata isolate pt1a10 chromosome 2, ASM2561291v2, whole genome shotgun sequence encodes:
- the LOC128174752 gene encoding uncharacterized protein LOC128174752 has protein sequence MPYENGGGKRRVIVGCHNNQKRLLQAEPVSDEPVSRAEPVSSDAINYDLLAAAILRQSQTLSQNQTNSSDTTMDILQPRVQNQGDIEAHAHPMASQQTTISTVSDNQPQQNIADLVSALLQQDGQGEPATANLKNVIDLSDGIPLGAATPHRLKAKIWANQFIDLGLLLQRREDPISLNISSGSLIVQQGSSKPKLPMSIQHWTDAFLIFMGIFIEKYPEQAPHLLKYCYFVREMNKMLGDKAWRIYDENFRMLKETVELPWQKPVKELRIKAASSNYQFQQPFRANTGNKPIRFCYAFNNREQCTHNPCSFAHRCQSCSGSHARANCRFRKQKPTNTNTDTKSSTITQPTTFPSQPKKFR, from the coding sequence TCTTCAAGCAGAACCAGTGTCTGATGAACCAGTGTCTCGTGCAGAACCAGTGTCGAGTGATGCTATTAATTACGACCTATTAGCTGCAGCAATCTTAAGACAATCCCAAACTTTGTCCCAAAACCAGACAAATTCGAGTGATACCACCATGGATATCCTGCAGCCACGTGTTCAAAACCAGGGTGATATCGAAGCCCACGCTCATCCAATGGCAAGTCAGCAAACAACAATATCAACAGTTAGTGACAACCAGCCTCAGCAAAATATTGCAGACTTAGTTAGTGCGTTATTACAACAAGACGGTCAAGGTGAGCCAGCAACTGccaatcttaaaaatgttattgatttATCTGATGGGATTCCTCTTGGGGCTGCAACACCTCATCGATTAAAAGCTAAGATCTGGGcaaatcaatttattgatttaggTTTGCTGTTGCAGCGTCGAGAGGATCCTATTTCGTTAAACATATCTTCTGGGTCCCTTATTGTACAGCAAGGGTCATCAAAGCCCAAATTGCCAATGTCAATTCAGCATTGGACTGAtgcttttttgatttttatgggaatttttattgaaaaatatccaGAACAGGCTCCCCATCTCCTAAAGTACTGCTATTTTGTTAGGGaaatgaacaaaatgttagGAGATAAGGCCTGGAGAATCTATGATGAGAATTTTCGGATGTTGAAAGAGACTGTTGAATTACCGTGGCAAAAACCGGTTAAAGAATTAAGAATCAAGGCTGCTTCTAGCAATTATCAATTTCAGCAGCCCTTTCGAGCAAACACAGGCAATAAGCCTATTAGATTCTGCTATGCCTTTAACAATAGAGAACAATGCACTCATAACCCCTGCTCATTTGCCCACAGGTGTCAATCATGCTCAGGATCACATGCAAGAGCCAATTGTAGATTTCGTaaacaaaaaccaacaaataccAACACTGACACCAAGTCCTCAACAATCACCCAGCCAACTACCTTCCCCAGTCAACCCAAAAAGTTTAGGTGA
- the LOC128174753 gene encoding uncharacterized protein LOC128174753 has product MGRWKSDAVKRYIRLQAEPVSDEPVSRAEPVSSDAINYDLLAAAILRQSQTLSQNQTNSSDTTMDILQPRVQNQGDIEAHAHPMASQQTTISTVSDNQPQQNIADLVSALLQQDGQGEPATANLKNVIDLSDGIPLGAATPHRLKAKIWANQFIDLGLLLQRREDPISLNISSGSLIVQQGSSKPKLPMSIQHWTDAFLIFMGIFIEKYPEQAPHLLKYCYFVREMNKMLGDKAWRIYDENFRMLKETVELPWQKPVKELRIKAASSNYQFQQPFRANTGNKPIRFCYAFNNREQCTHNPCSFAHRCQSCSGSHARANCRFRKQKPTNTNTDTKSSTITQPTTFPSQPKKFR; this is encoded by the exons ATGGGTAGATGGAAGTCTGATGCTGTTAAACGATACATTCG TCTTCAAGCAGAACCAGTGTCTGATGAACCAGTGTCTCGTGCAGAACCAGTGTCGAGTGATGCTATTAATTACGACCTATTAGCTGCAGCAATCTTAAGACAATCCCAAACTTTGTCCCAAAACCAGACAAATTCGAGTGATACCACCATGGATATCCTGCAGCCACGTGTTCAAAACCAGGGTGATATCGAAGCCCACGCTCATCCAATGGCAAGTCAGCAAACAACAATATCAACAGTTAGTGACAACCAGCCTCAGCAAAATATTGCAGACTTAGTTAGTGCGTTATTACAACAAGACGGTCAAGGTGAGCCAGCAACTGccaatcttaaaaatgttattgatttATCTGATGGGATTCCTCTTGGGGCTGCAACACCTCATCGATTAAAAGCTAAGATCTGGGcaaatcaatttattgatttaggTTTGCTGTTGCAGCGTCGAGAGGATCCTATTTCGTTAAACATATCTTCTGGGTCCCTTATTGTACAGCAAGGGTCATCAAAGCCCAAATTGCCAATGTCAATTCAGCATTGGACTGAtgcttttttgatttttatgggaatttttattgaaaaatatccaGAACAGGCTCCCCATCTCCTAAAGTACTGCTATTTTGTTAGGGaaatgaacaaaatgttagGAGATAAGGCCTGGAGAATCTATGATGAGAATTTTCGGATGTTGAAAGAGACTGTTGAATTACCGTGGCAAAAACCGGTTAAAGAATTAAGAATCAAGGCTGCTTCTAGCAATTATCAATTTCAGCAGCCCTTTCGAGCAAACACAGGCAATAAGCCTATTAGATTCTGCTATGCCTTTAACAATAGAGAACAATGCACTCATAACCCCTGCTCATTTGCCCACAGGTGTCAATCATGCTCAGGATCACATGCAAGAGCCAATTGTAGATTTCGTaaacaaaaaccaacaaataccAACACTGACACCAAGTCCTCAACAATCACCCAGCCAACTACCTTCCCCAGTCAACCCAAAAAGTTTAGGTGA